The Sinorhizobium fredii genome contains the following window.
CACCGAGATCCATCATCGCCTGGGCGAAATCACCCGGCCGGTCGGACGGCGTCAGTTCCGAGACGAGCCGGCGCATTTCCGGCTTGGCGGCGGGAAGCGGCGTCTCGATCGCATAGAGGCGGGAAATCACCCGCTCGACATTGCCGTCGAGCACGGCGCTCCTGCGGTTGAAGGCGATCGCCGCAACCGCGGCCGCTGTATAGTCGCCGATGCCGGGAAGGGCTTTCAGTCCTTCCTCCGTCTCCGGGAAGCGGCCGCCATGGTCGCGCGCCACCGCCTCGGCGCATTTCTTCAGATTGCGCGCCCTGGCATAGTAGCCGAGGCCGGCCCAGGCCTTCATCACCTCTTCGGTTTCGGCGGCGGCCAGGTCTTCAACCGTCGGCCAGTGCCTTAGAAACTTGTCGAAATAGGCCTTGACCGCCTGCACGGTGGTCTGTTGCAGCATGACTTCGGACAGCCAGACATGGTAGGGATCGGCGACGGCGCCGCGCGCTGCCATCGGCGGCGAGACACGCCACGGCAGATCGCGATGGTGGCGATCGTACCAGTTGAGCAGCACGGTGGCGGCTTCGGCCGCCTTTAGCGTGTCGAGCGTCATTTGCCGGAGAGTCCCTTTCCGGCCTATACTTGGCCGACGCCCGCTTGGGCTTCAAGGCTCGATCGAAGTTGCGAACAGAAAGTCGTTCCGGTGAGTGAAGCGAAGTCCCGCAAGGGCGTTGTGCAGATCAGCGAGGTTGCGAACGGGCTGATCGATCCGGTGCTGGCCAAGCGCGCCGGCATCAACACGATGCTGCTCGGCTCCTGGGACGAGATCGCCGGCGCGGAGTTCGCCGACTGCACGCGGCCGGAAAAGATCGCCTGGCCGCGGCGCGCCTCGGAGATCGGCAGCGATGGCGGCTACCAGCCCGGCGTGCTGACGGTTGCCTGTGAAGGCGCAAGGGCGCTTTTCCTGACCCACGCCCAGGGCGAACTGATCCAGCGCATCAACGGCTTTTTCGGCTTCCATGCGATCGGTCAGCTTCGAATCGTCCAGAAGCCTGTCGCACCGCCGCCCAAGCCCTACCGGCGGCCGCGGCCGCTGACCGGCGAACCGGCACGCCGGCTCGACACCATGGTTGAAGGCATCGAGAGCGAGGCGCTGAAGGCCGCACTGAAGCGGCTCGGCACGGCGGTCCTGTCTCAGCGCCGCAAGTAGTTCACCATCAAGGGGTCACAATTCTTTGAATTCAGTTGAAACAGTGCCCCTTGTCGCCTTGCACTGAGCAAGTTATCGAAATCACAACTCAATTTTCCCCTCCTAGAACACGGGTCCTTCCATGTCCGCTTCCGAAACGAGCCTTCCGAAACGCCTGCTGAGCGGTGTCGCCGTCGCGGCGATTGCCCTGGTGCTTGCAGCCTGCAGCGAAGAAAAGAAGGAGGCGGCTTCCAAGGCGCCGGCTGAAACAACGGCCAGCGCGGACGCGACGACCACCGGCTCCACCGCCGCGACGCCGGCCGCTTCCGGCCAGGCGAAGCCCGCCGCCACCGAGGTCGCGCAGTCTTCCGCCCCGACCGCCAAGGCCGAGTTGCCGCAGTCGGAAGGCAGCGTCGACGTGCAGAAGCTGATGGAGCCCGGCGCGCTTCCGGAAATGGCGCTCGGCGAGGCCAATGCGCCGGTAACGATCGTCGAATACATGTCGATGACCTGCCCGCACTGCGCCAACTTTCACAACAAGACCTTCGACGCCATCAAGACGAAATATGTCGACAGCGGCAAGGTGCGCTTTGTCATCCGCGAATTCCCCTTCGACCCGCGCGCCGCGGCCGCCTTCATGCTGGCGCGCTGCGCTCCGGAGGGACAGTATTTCCCGATGATCTCCATGCTGTTCAAGCAGCAGGAACAATGGGCCGCCGCGGAAAACGGCCGCGATGCACTGCTGCAGATGTCGAAACTCGCCGGTTTTACACAGGAGAGCTTCGAGGCCTGCTTGACGAACCAAAAACTTCTGGATGATGTGAACGCAGTCATGCAGCGCGGCGCCAAGGAG
Protein-coding sequences here:
- the mutY gene encoding A/G-specific adenine glycosylase — protein: MTLDTLKAAEAATVLLNWYDRHHRDLPWRVSPPMAARGAVADPYHVWLSEVMLQQTTVQAVKAYFDKFLRHWPTVEDLAAAETEEVMKAWAGLGYYARARNLKKCAEAVARDHGGRFPETEEGLKALPGIGDYTAAAVAAIAFNRRSAVLDGNVERVISRLYAIETPLPAAKPEMRRLVSELTPSDRPGDFAQAMMDLGATICTPKRPACALCPFRSNCRALAVADPETFPRKGAKKEKPLRLGAAFVAIDGANAVYLRKRAETGLLGGMTEVPGTGWTARRDGETSVEAQPFAAAWEACGTVTHVFTHFELRLSVYRAKVAKAVACAEGWWEPIASLKGQALPTVMKKAITQAIPHAFKAV
- a CDS encoding DUF721 domain-containing protein, coding for MSEAKSRKGVVQISEVANGLIDPVLAKRAGINTMLLGSWDEIAGAEFADCTRPEKIAWPRRASEIGSDGGYQPGVLTVACEGARALFLTHAQGELIQRINGFFGFHAIGQLRIVQKPVAPPPKPYRRPRPLTGEPARRLDTMVEGIESEALKAALKRLGTAVLSQRRK
- a CDS encoding DsbA family protein, which produces MSASETSLPKRLLSGVAVAAIALVLAACSEEKKEAASKAPAETTASADATTTGSTAATPAASGQAKPAATEVAQSSAPTAKAELPQSEGSVDVQKLMEPGALPEMALGEANAPVTIVEYMSMTCPHCANFHNKTFDAIKTKYVDSGKVRFVIREFPFDPRAAAAFMLARCAPEGQYFPMISMLFKQQEQWAAAENGRDALLQMSKLAGFTQESFEACLTNQKLLDDVNAVMQRGAKEFGVKSTPTFFVNGEHYSGDMSVDVMSALIDSKL